A DNA window from Hymenobacter volaticus contains the following coding sequences:
- a CDS encoding DUF5672 family protein — MEAVIPADDDGTRPSETGVFPHAVAEQPSPHLVTVVIPIHKEEPSELEKISLAQTLAVLHKYHITFMTPTWLDTTWYENYCEGKAQVFFERFEWRGWQAFAELMIAPVFYQRFLAYDYMLICHLDAFVFRDELEEWCALGHDYIGAVIYNEGYIRPKTLFRGLIGYNSPSYVGAGGFCLKKTSTFYRITSKYRCYINFFLWLNKKRNRIFLDDLFVSLHFPKLESSFSIPLTEWPSVSEPITTTGKKTSYPSPTKITAPCPSACTPGSSTILSFGNHAFVATATCCNFL, encoded by the coding sequence TTGGAAGCTGTTATTCCGGCAGACGACGATGGTACTCGCCCGAGCGAAACCGGTGTTTTCCCTCACGCGGTAGCCGAGCAACCGTCACCTCATCTGGTAACGGTTGTTATTCCTATTCACAAGGAAGAGCCATCGGAACTGGAAAAGATTTCCCTGGCGCAGACGTTGGCAGTCCTTCACAAGTACCACATCACGTTTATGACCCCCACTTGGCTTGATACCACGTGGTACGAAAACTACTGTGAAGGCAAAGCGCAAGTTTTCTTTGAGCGGTTTGAGTGGCGGGGCTGGCAAGCTTTTGCGGAGCTTATGATTGCCCCGGTCTTTTACCAGCGCTTCTTGGCCTACGACTATATGCTGATTTGCCATCTCGATGCGTTCGTCTTCCGCGACGAGTTAGAAGAGTGGTGCGCCCTCGGCCACGACTACATCGGGGCCGTTATTTATAATGAAGGCTACATTCGGCCTAAAACCTTATTTCGCGGTCTTATTGGCTATAACAGCCCAAGCTATGTGGGAGCCGGCGGCTTCTGCCTGAAGAAGACAAGCACCTTTTACCGCATCACCTCCAAGTACAGGTGCTACATCAACTTCTTTCTTTGGCTCAACAAGAAGCGTAACCGCATCTTTCTCGACGACCTGTTCGTCTCGCTACATTTCCCCAAACTCGAATCTTCCTTCAGCATTCCCCTAACGGAGTGGCCGAGCGTTTCGGAGCCGATTACAACAACTGGGAAGAAGACAAGCTACCCTTCTCCAACCAAGATAACAGCACCTTGCCCTTCGGCGTGCACGCCTGGATCCAGTACAATCCTGAGTTTTGGAAACCATGCATTCGTCGCTACGGCTACGTGCTGTAATTTCCTGTAG